A region of Moorena producens PAL-8-15-08-1 DNA encodes the following proteins:
- a CDS encoding DUF429 domain-containing protein gives MRFLGIDLGWTSGATGLCCLDWCAGTLNLLDLDRKESITDILNWIDHWSPSPEPAMVAVDAPTLIPNPTGMRLPDRLTHKYFGRYHAGCYPANLQRPFAQRTVEFGLSLEQRQFIHAPTITPQKLGRYQIEVFPHPAIVQLFNLNRILKYKKGKLSERHAELTKLRQYILDTLPHLTPSLNSLSSSSLTSSLCSSFLPQIPTTGKALKAAEDQLDSIICAYVGAHWWYWGTEFNLVLGDVTTGYIIIPGSN, from the coding sequence ATGAGGTTTTTAGGCATAGACCTTGGCTGGACTTCTGGAGCAACTGGTCTTTGTTGCTTAGATTGGTGTGCTGGTACCCTAAACCTGCTAGATTTAGACCGCAAAGAGTCAATCACAGATATCCTGAACTGGATAGACCATTGGTCACCATCTCCAGAACCCGCCATGGTAGCAGTAGACGCTCCTACCCTGATTCCCAACCCTACAGGAATGCGCCTACCGGATAGACTGACCCATAAATACTTTGGTCGCTATCATGCTGGGTGCTATCCCGCCAACCTCCAACGCCCCTTCGCCCAGCGCACCGTAGAATTTGGTCTGAGCCTAGAACAACGGCAATTTATCCATGCCCCAACCATCACTCCCCAAAAACTAGGGCGCTATCAAATCGAAGTCTTCCCCCATCCCGCCATCGTCCAGCTATTCAACCTCAATCGGATCCTCAAATACAAAAAAGGTAAACTAAGCGAAAGACACGCTGAACTAACCAAACTTCGGCAATATATTCTCGATACCCTACCCCACCTTACCCCTTCTCTTAACTCCCTCTCATCCTCATCCCTTACTTCCAGTCTTTGCAGTTCATTTCTGCCCCAAATCCCCACTACAGGTAAAGCTCTCAAAGCGGCTGAAGACCAGCTAGATAGCATCATCTGCGCTTATGTCGGAGCCCACTGGTGGTATTGGGGAACTGAATTTAATTTGGTGTTAGGAGATGTAACAACTGGGTATATTATTATTCCTGGTTCCAACTAA
- a CDS encoding ABC transporter substrate-binding protein, with amino-acid sequence MEQQRRQFLKYIGYATVGFGFSACNSNNLFNFPKRDRSSEPTQRPPANFGKLEKTNLTIGFVPVTDCAPLIIAKEKGFFQRYGLNVGLKKYPDWSAVHKDLLSWGIDACVALFGLPMLTNFGSAKAPVISLMMLNRNGAGITFSKKAWQGAIRPSTEYYNFPDFANSYRKYIRRLAEPLKVGIDLTNSMANYTLLYWLSAMEINPEKKIKLIEFPPSQMVYKLQAGIVDGYCLDEPWNQRAVVDQAGFTVYVSRDIWKGHPGKILATMGPWAEKHPTTARALVAAVLEACQYCDQLENRQSIAQIISRSKYIDTKVNYIEGSLLGNYNYGGFDQKDRFEAIPDFNLFHFQDTDYLKKPNHANYPWRSHGVWLLTQMIRWRHINRRQYPKDADKIIDRIYPVKIYEEVAKALKIDLPSQRMRVEPANVFVDQRAFDPSQPVNYLNGFDIRADRSQLFAAVN; translated from the coding sequence ATGGAGCAGCAGCGCCGCCAGTTTCTCAAATACATCGGGTATGCCACAGTAGGATTTGGATTTAGTGCCTGTAACTCAAATAATCTATTCAATTTCCCAAAACGCGATCGCTCCTCTGAGCCAACTCAACGACCTCCGGCTAACTTTGGTAAGTTGGAGAAAACTAACCTTACCATTGGCTTTGTTCCTGTAACTGACTGTGCTCCTTTAATCATTGCCAAAGAAAAGGGCTTTTTTCAGCGCTATGGTCTGAATGTAGGTCTTAAGAAATATCCTGACTGGTCAGCGGTTCACAAAGACTTACTATCATGGGGTATAGATGCCTGCGTTGCCTTGTTTGGATTGCCAATGCTCACCAATTTTGGTTCAGCCAAGGCACCAGTGATATCTCTAATGATGCTCAATCGCAATGGTGCTGGCATCACCTTTTCCAAAAAAGCTTGGCAAGGTGCTATTCGTCCTTCAACGGAGTACTATAATTTCCCAGATTTTGCCAACTCCTACAGGAAATACATTAGACGATTAGCTGAGCCCCTCAAAGTAGGGATAGACTTGACCAACTCCATGGCAAACTATACCCTTCTCTACTGGCTATCAGCTATGGAGATTAATCCTGAGAAAAAGATTAAGCTAATCGAGTTTCCACCATCTCAAATGGTATACAAACTCCAAGCTGGGATAGTAGATGGCTACTGTTTAGATGAGCCCTGGAACCAAAGAGCAGTTGTAGACCAGGCTGGATTTACGGTTTATGTCAGTCGGGATATTTGGAAAGGTCATCCAGGAAAAATACTCGCAACCATGGGACCTTGGGCAGAAAAACATCCCACAACTGCACGAGCCTTGGTAGCAGCTGTTTTGGAAGCTTGTCAGTATTGTGACCAACTAGAAAATCGCCAGTCAATTGCTCAGATTATATCTAGGAGCAAATACATCGACACTAAGGTAAATTATATAGAAGGTTCTTTACTGGGCAACTATAATTATGGTGGCTTTGACCAGAAAGACCGATTTGAAGCAATCCCTGATTTTAATTTATTTCACTTTCAAGATACAGACTATCTCAAAAAGCCGAATCATGCTAATTATCCTTGGCGCTCCCATGGTGTTTGGCTGCTAACCCAAATGATTCGCTGGCGTCATATTAACCGACGTCAATATCCCAAGGATGCTGATAAAATTATCGACCGGATTTATCCGGTGAAAATTTATGAAGAGGTTGCCAAGGCCTTGAAAATCGATTTACCTAGTCAGCGTATGAGGGTTGAACCTGCGAATGTGTTTGTGGATCAAAGAGCATTTGATCCTAGCCAGCCAGTTAATTACCTCAATGGTTTCGATATCCGGGCTGATCGTTCTCAGCTGTTTGCTGCTGTCAATTAA
- a CDS encoding molybdopterin oxidoreductase family protein, with translation MTDSAKTLCPYCGVGCGLEVLPPAASGRATYRDSQGNPIWKVRGDRSHPSSQGMVCVKGATVSESLDKDRLKYPMMRDSLDQPFQRVSWDEALDRVVNRIQTVRFTQGPEAICMYGSGQFQTEDYYIAQKLLKGCLGTNNFDANSRLCMSSAVAGYIQSFGSDGPPCCYDDLELTDCAFLIGTNTAECHPIVFNRLRKHHKKHRNVKMIVVDPRRTSTAEVADLHLAIKPGTDIDLLHGIAHLLLRWGKLDTEFIEECTSDFSAYAQVIINYPPDIVAERCGIRVHELEEAARYWAKSKRVLSLWSMGVNQSSEGTAKVRTIINLHLMTGNIGKPGAGPFSLTGQPNAMGGREAGGLAHILPGYRVVKNPQHRSEVEQLWKLNPGTISPNAGLDAWSMIKGLETGEVGFLWIAATNPAVSMPDIERTKAALRKSSFTVYQDAYYPTETAAYAHVLLPAAQWSEKTGAMTNSERVVTLCPQFRNPPGEARPDWEIFAEVGRRLGFTKEFDFTDSAAVYREFVQLTRGRLCDMTGLSHERLRKDGPIQWPCPEQLQNQESSESISNTGKRLYTDFRFNTPDSKAKFAAFHSKGLAEPPSEDYPLVLTSGRLYGHWHTQTRTGRIEKITKMYPNPLLEIHPRDAQKLGIKDGDWVEVRSRRGTCRFPAQVTKAITPGTVFAPMHWGALWANQAEANALTHPESCPISLQPELKACAVNLVPISETDSMGISETHSMRSQNPNQEPLGTPILQKLKVFS, from the coding sequence ATGACTGACTCAGCTAAGACACTCTGTCCCTACTGTGGGGTTGGCTGTGGTCTGGAAGTATTACCTCCAGCTGCTTCGGGTCGTGCTACCTATCGAGATAGTCAAGGGAATCCGATTTGGAAAGTCAGAGGCGATCGCTCTCATCCCTCAAGCCAGGGTATGGTTTGTGTCAAAGGTGCCACGGTTAGTGAGTCTTTGGATAAAGACCGCCTCAAGTATCCCATGATGCGGGATTCTCTAGACCAACCATTTCAGCGAGTGAGTTGGGATGAAGCCCTAGACCGAGTAGTGAATCGGATTCAGACGGTTCGTTTCACCCAAGGACCAGAGGCAATTTGTATGTACGGTTCCGGTCAGTTCCAAACCGAAGACTACTATATTGCCCAGAAATTGCTCAAAGGTTGTCTCGGTACTAATAACTTTGATGCTAATTCCCGCCTGTGTATGTCCTCAGCTGTAGCTGGATACATCCAAAGTTTTGGTTCCGATGGACCTCCGTGCTGCTATGACGATCTAGAATTAACTGACTGTGCCTTTTTGATTGGGACTAATACAGCAGAGTGTCACCCCATTGTATTTAACCGTCTGCGTAAGCATCACAAAAAGCATCGTAATGTTAAAATGATTGTGGTAGACCCTCGCCGCACGTCTACCGCTGAAGTGGCTGACTTACATCTAGCGATTAAACCCGGTACTGACATTGATTTACTCCATGGTATTGCTCACTTACTATTGCGCTGGGGTAAACTGGACACGGAATTTATTGAGGAGTGTACCAGCGACTTCTCCGCATACGCTCAGGTAATTATCAACTACCCACCGGATATCGTTGCCGAAAGATGTGGTATACGGGTGCATGAACTTGAGGAAGCCGCTCGCTACTGGGCAAAATCGAAGCGTGTCCTGTCTTTGTGGTCAATGGGGGTAAACCAATCATCAGAAGGTACCGCTAAAGTCCGCACCATCATCAATCTACACCTGATGACAGGGAACATTGGTAAACCAGGAGCAGGACCATTTTCTCTAACTGGTCAACCTAATGCGATGGGAGGACGAGAAGCTGGGGGACTGGCTCACATCTTACCGGGTTATCGGGTAGTAAAGAATCCCCAACACCGTAGTGAGGTGGAACAGTTATGGAAACTCAATCCAGGGACAATTTCCCCCAACGCTGGTCTTGATGCTTGGAGCATGATCAAAGGTCTAGAAACAGGAGAAGTCGGTTTCTTGTGGATTGCTGCCACTAACCCAGCTGTGAGTATGCCGGATATTGAACGAACTAAGGCAGCCCTAAGAAAATCCTCCTTCACTGTGTATCAAGATGCCTACTACCCCACTGAAACCGCTGCCTATGCTCATGTCTTGCTGCCAGCAGCCCAGTGGAGTGAAAAGACTGGCGCTATGACTAACTCTGAGCGAGTTGTCACCCTTTGCCCCCAATTCCGTAATCCACCAGGGGAAGCCAGACCGGATTGGGAAATCTTTGCGGAAGTAGGGCGTCGCCTTGGCTTTACTAAAGAATTTGACTTTACTGACTCTGCCGCTGTATATCGGGAATTTGTGCAACTGACCCGTGGACGCCTTTGTGACATGACCGGACTTAGTCACGAACGCTTACGGAAAGACGGTCCGATTCAATGGCCTTGCCCTGAGCAGTTACAAAACCAAGAGTCTTCTGAGTCAATCAGCAATACTGGCAAACGGCTTTATACTGACTTCCGATTCAATACGCCAGATAGCAAGGCAAAATTTGCCGCTTTCCATTCTAAAGGACTGGCAGAACCCCCGTCGGAGGATTACCCTTTGGTGCTGACCAGTGGCCGACTCTATGGTCATTGGCACACCCAAACCCGCACCGGACGGATTGAGAAAATCACCAAAATGTACCCCAATCCGTTACTAGAAATTCATCCCCGTGATGCCCAAAAGCTGGGGATTAAAGATGGGGATTGGGTAGAAGTGCGATCGCGTCGCGGAACTTGCCGCTTCCCAGCTCAAGTCACTAAAGCGATTACTCCTGGTACTGTGTTTGCTCCCATGCACTGGGGAGCTTTGTGGGCAAATCAGGCAGAAGCTAATGCTCTGACCCATCCCGAATCTTGTCCCATTTCCCTGCAACCAGAATTAAAAGCCTGTGCTGTCAACTTGGTACCCATCAGTGAAACTGACAGTATGGGAATCAGTGAAACCCACAGTATGCGATCGCAAAATCCCAACCAAGAGCCATTAGGAACACCGATTTTACAAAAGCTCAAAGTGTTTAGTTGA
- a CDS encoding MFS transporter, with protein MLAEMWSFRGRYKILHMTWFAFFLSFVVWFNLAPLATQVKSDFGLEVGQIRTIAICNVALTVPARIIIGMLLDKYGPRITYSLLLMYAAIPCIAFASAQNFSQLVISRLALSIVGAGFVIGIRMTAEWFPPKEIGLAEGIYGGWGNFGSAAAAFTLPTIAAFLAFGSPGLNWRFSIAGTGIIAALYGILYYFNVQDTPPGKVYQKPKSARGMEVTTKKDFWFLMVMNAPLSIILGVLAWRLNKVGFFEQNVLYIVWAGLLGLYLFQAYNCWAVNKDLLAGRKRYPPEDRFNFSQVAILELTYIVNFGSELAVVSMLPAFFEGTFGLSKQAAGMIAASYAFMNLMSRPGGGLISDKLGSRKMTMAVLTFCMGIGYLIFSTMNGGWWLPGAVLLTMACSFFVQAGEGSTFAIVPLVKRRITGQVAGNVGAYGNVGAVAYLTIFSLLPAGDVGNRIFFQVLGVTALIVAFLCFLVLKEPKGSFAELHEGEEEYATAASPAAMGTGDVMN; from the coding sequence ATGCTCGCAGAAATGTGGTCGTTTCGTGGTAGGTATAAAATCCTCCACATGACCTGGTTTGCTTTCTTCCTGTCATTTGTAGTGTGGTTCAACTTAGCGCCCCTAGCAACACAGGTGAAATCAGACTTCGGTCTTGAAGTAGGTCAAATCCGAACCATCGCAATTTGTAACGTTGCCCTGACAGTGCCTGCCCGTATCATCATCGGGATGCTGTTAGATAAATACGGACCAAGAATCACCTACTCCCTGTTACTGATGTATGCAGCAATACCTTGTATTGCCTTTGCCTCAGCACAGAACTTTAGCCAACTGGTGATTAGCCGCTTGGCACTGAGTATCGTAGGTGCAGGTTTTGTGATTGGCATCCGGATGACGGCAGAATGGTTCCCTCCCAAAGAAATTGGTTTAGCCGAAGGTATTTACGGGGGCTGGGGTAACTTTGGTTCTGCAGCAGCAGCCTTTACCCTACCTACCATTGCCGCATTTTTAGCCTTTGGCAGTCCAGGTCTGAACTGGCGGTTTTCCATTGCTGGTACTGGGATTATCGCTGCTCTCTATGGTATCCTCTATTATTTTAACGTCCAAGATACTCCCCCAGGCAAAGTTTATCAGAAGCCCAAAAGCGCCAGAGGAATGGAAGTCACCACCAAAAAAGACTTCTGGTTTCTGATGGTGATGAATGCTCCTCTCTCCATCATTCTCGGTGTCCTAGCTTGGCGCTTGAATAAAGTCGGCTTTTTCGAGCAAAATGTTCTCTACATCGTCTGGGCTGGTCTACTTGGGTTGTATCTGTTCCAAGCTTACAACTGCTGGGCAGTTAACAAAGATTTGTTAGCAGGTCGTAAGCGCTATCCTCCTGAAGACCGCTTCAATTTCTCTCAAGTTGCCATTCTAGAGTTGACCTACATTGTTAACTTCGGTTCTGAATTGGCTGTAGTTTCTATGCTCCCTGCCTTCTTTGAAGGTACCTTCGGACTGAGTAAACAAGCAGCGGGGATGATTGCTGCTAGTTACGCCTTCATGAACTTGATGTCCCGTCCTGGTGGTGGTTTAATCTCTGATAAACTCGGTAGCCGCAAGATGACCATGGCAGTCCTAACATTCTGTATGGGTATTGGCTATCTGATCTTCAGTACGATGAACGGAGGCTGGTGGCTTCCTGGTGCGGTACTGCTGACCATGGCTTGTTCCTTCTTTGTGCAAGCTGGAGAGGGCTCTACCTTTGCCATCGTACCTCTGGTAAAGCGACGGATCACCGGTCAGGTGGCTGGTAACGTGGGTGCTTACGGAAACGTGGGTGCTGTTGCTTACCTGACTATCTTTAGTTTATTGCCAGCAGGAGATGTGGGTAACCGCATATTCTTCCAGGTATTGGGTGTTACAGCTTTGATTGTTGCGTTCCTGTGCTTCCTAGTCTTGAAAGAACCTAAAGGTTCCTTTGCTGAACTCCATGAAGGGGAAGAAGAATACGCTACTGCTGCTAGCCCTGCTGCTATGGGAACTGGAGACGTGATGAACTAG